Proteins from a single region of Desulfolutivibrio sulfoxidireducens:
- the rplF gene encoding 50S ribosomal protein L6 encodes MSRIGKKEIILPAGVTVTVEPQAVKVKGPKGELQTPVHPKVGYAVEGTTVTVNRVDDTRIARAQHGLRRTLLANLVEGVSKGFTKTLEVIGVGYKVSTQGDVVSLSVGYSHQVEFKLPSGIAAKVEGNKITLAGIDKQLVGETAARIRRVRPPEPFKGKGIKYETETIRRKAGKSGGKK; translated from the coding sequence ATGTCCAGGATAGGAAAAAAGGAAATCATCCTCCCGGCCGGGGTGACCGTCACGGTCGAACCCCAGGCGGTGAAGGTCAAGGGCCCCAAGGGTGAGCTGCAAACGCCCGTGCATCCCAAGGTCGGGTATGCCGTCGAGGGGACCACGGTCACGGTCAACCGTGTGGACGACACCCGCATTGCCCGGGCCCAGCACGGACTGCGCCGCACGCTTTTGGCCAATCTGGTCGAGGGCGTGAGCAAGGGATTCACCAAGACCCTCGAGGTCATCGGGGTGGGGTACAAGGTCTCGACCCAGGGGGATGTGGTCTCCCTGAGCGTCGGCTACTCCCACCAGGTGGAGTTCAAGCTCCCGTCCGGAATCGCGGCCAAGGTCGAGGGCAACAAGATCACCCTGGCCGGGATCGACAAGCAGCTCGTGGGCGAGACCGCGGCGCGCATCCGCCGGGTGCGTCCGCCCGAACCCTTCAAGGGCAAGGGCATCAAGTATGAAACCGAGACGATTCGTCGCAAGGCCGGCAAATCCGGCGGCAAGAAATAG
- the rplR gene encoding 50S ribosomal protein L18: MKVTKEVARKRRKVRIRKKLSGVAARPRLVVYRSNRHIYAQLVDDVAGQTLASCSTLALSKDGQALRLDKESAARVGREVAERAKERGIEAVVFDRNGYLYHGRIKALADGAREGGLKF; the protein is encoded by the coding sequence ATGAAAGTCACCAAAGAAGTCGCGCGCAAGCGCCGCAAGGTGCGCATCCGCAAGAAGCTGTCCGGTGTGGCCGCCCGCCCGAGGCTGGTGGTGTATCGTTCCAACCGCCATATTTACGCCCAACTGGTGGATGACGTGGCCGGGCAGACCCTGGCCAGTTGTTCCACGCTGGCCCTGTCCAAGGACGGCCAGGCCCTTCGTCTGGACAAGGAATCCGCCGCCCGCGTCGGACGCGAAGTGGCGGAGAGGGCCAAGGAGCGCGGCATCGAGGCCGTGGTCTTTGACCGCAACGGCTATCTGTATCACGGCCGCATCAAGGCCTTGGCAGACGGCGCCCGCGAAGGCGGACTGAAATTCTAA